In Haliaeetus albicilla chromosome 20, bHalAlb1.1, whole genome shotgun sequence, a genomic segment contains:
- the LOC104324679 gene encoding olfactory receptor 51H1 yields MSSSNRTGSSPLIFILTGIPSLPMSSYWMALPLCCLYLLMILGNCTLLWMIKTDHSLHTPMYYFLSMLSVADLGLSLSTLPTMLAIFWFESTSLCFEACIVQMYFIHSFSAIESGVLVAMAFDRFVAICYPLRYASVLTSSLIMKVGGEIFMRGVCVVLPVAVLIKNMPFCRPRVLSHSFCLHQDMLRLVCGDVRVNSLYGLTAVILTKGLDSLTILLFYMMIIRAILSIVSKEAQAKAFSTCISHLCAVLIFYIPLIGLSIIHRFGKHLPPLTHTLLADAYLLVPPVLNPLVYSWKTKQIRRRILILLCQRGTQQQV; encoded by the coding sequence ACTGGGTCCAGCCCCCTGATCTTCATCCTCACTGGCATTCCCAGTCTTCCAATGAGCAGCTACTGGATGGCATTGCCTCTCTGCTGCCTGTACCTCCTCATGATCCTGGGGAACTGCACCTTACTCTGGATGATAAAGACAGACCACAGCCTCCATACACCGATGTACTATTTCCTCTCCATGCTGTCTGTGGCAGACCTAGGCTTGTCTCTCTCCACCCTGCCCACTATGCTGGCCATTTTCTGGTTCGAGTCCACCTCCCTCTGTTTCGAGGCATGCATTGTCCAGATGTACTTCATCCACTCCTTCTCTGCCATCGAGTCTGGGGTCCTGGTGGCCATGGCTTTTGATCGCTTCGTTGCTATTTGCTACCCCTTGCGCTATGCCTCTGTCCTGACGAGCTCCCTGATTATgaaggtggggggggaaatCTTCATGCGGGGCGTCTGTGTGGTGCTACCTGTTGCTGTCCTTATTAAGAATATGCCTTTTTGCAGGCCCCGTGTCCTGTCTCACTCCTTCTGCCTGCACCAGGACATGCTGAGGCTCGTTTGTGGGGATGTCAGGGTCAACAGCTTGTATGGGCTGACAGCAGTGATACTCACTAAGGGACTGGACTCCCTGACCATCCTCCTGTTTTACATGATGATTATCAGGGCCATCTTGAGCATTGTCTCCAAGGAAGCACAAGCCAAAGCCTTTAGCACATGCATCTCTCATCTCTGTGCCGTCCTGATCTTCTACATCCCACTGATTGGCTTGTCCATCATCCACAGGTTTGGGAAGCACCTGCCCCCCCTCACTCACACACTCCTGGCTGATGCCTACCTCCTGGTGCCGCCTGTCCTGAACCCACTCGTGTACAGCTGGAAAACCAAGCAGATCCGCAGGCGGATCCTCATCCTGCTCTGCCAGAGAGGGACCCAGCAGCAGGTCTAG
- the LOC104323066 gene encoding olfactory receptor 51G2, whose product MFSGESNYVEFLLLICFRYRSCESCAGMEHDSHTTWEFNGSFYQPSAFLMMGIPGLEGLHHWISIPFCTLYLIALLGNCMILFIIKKTQSLHEPMYYFLSMLAVTDLGLVLCTLPTTLGIFWFNMRRIGFDACLTQMYFIHILSFIESSVLLAMAFDRFIAISHPLRHSSILTKKTVIKIGLAIILRGMVSLLPIPFLLKRLTYCGKTELSHSFCFHPDIMNLACADIKVNVFYGMIILLSTVGMDFIFIVLSYILIIKTVISLATKEECLKALNTCVSHICAVLVFFIPMIGLSMIHRFGKNVPPLVNTLVAYTYLIIPPALNPIIYSIKSSHIREALLRALRRKSESDW is encoded by the coding sequence ATGTTCAGTGGAGAGTCCAACTACGTGGAGTTTCTGTTGTTGATTTGTTTTAGGTATAGGTCATGTGAGAGCTGTGCTGGGATGGAGCATGACTCACATACCACGTGGGAATTCAATGGCTCCTTCTATCAGCCTTCAGCTTTCCTCATGATGGGCATCCCAGGCCTGGAAGGCCTTCACCACTGGATCTCCATCCCTTTCTGTACACTGTACCTTATTGCTCTCTTGGGAAACTGCATGATCCTATTCATCATAAAGAAGACCCAAAGTCTTCATGAACCAATGTACTACTTCCTCTCCATGTTGGCAGTCACTGACCTGGGCTTGGTTCTATGTACACTACCTACTACTCTGGGCATTTTTTGGTTTAATATGCGAAGAATTGGGTTTGATGCTTGCCTTACTCAGATGTATTTCATCCACATACTGTCCTTCATTGAATCCTCTGTGCTCCTGGCAATGGCATTTGACCGCTTCATTGCCATCTCCCATCCACTGAGACACTCATCCATACTGACCAAGAAAACTGTCATAAAAATAGGTCTGGCAATTATATTGAGGGGTATGGTCTCCCTCCTTCCCATACCCTTCTTGCTCAAGAGACTAACCTATTGTGGGAAGACTGagctttctcattctttttgctTCCATCCTGATATCATGAACCTAGCATGTGCAGATATAAAAGTCAATGTCTTCTATGGTATGATTATCCTCTTATCAACAGTGGGGATGGACTTCAtcttcattgtgctgtcctacATCCTAATCATTAAAACTGTTATCAGCCTTGCAACCAAGGAGGAGTGTCTCAAGGCTTTGAATACATGTGTTTCCCACATCTGTGCTGTTCTAGTGTTCTTCATCCCAATGATTGGACTGTCCATGATCCATCGCTTTGGAAAGAACGTTCCTCCTCTGGTTAACACTTTGGTGGCGTACACCTACCTTATAATTCCCCCTGCTCTCAACCCCATTATCTACAGCATAAAATCCAGCCACATCCGTGAGGCTTTGCTCAGGGCACTGCGGAGGAAGAGTGAATCTGACTGGTAG
- the LOC104323068 gene encoding olfactory receptor 51E2-like produces the protein MPFPNSSDLSPSSFILASIPGLEAAHFWMAILLCSVYILAVTGNCVVLFIVKTEPSLHAPMYFFLCMLAAIDLALSTSTVPRVLSFYWFNTREISFGACLVQMFLIHTLSAIESTVLLAMAVDRYVAICHPLRHAAILTNSATVKIGLVAMARGVLFFLPLPLLLLPLPFCSSRVLSHSFCLHQDVMNLACANTTPSVVYGLTAILLVMGLDAILICLSYILILKAVLRLASWKERLKVFSTCVAHICVVLAFYVPLIGLSVVHRFGKDLAPLVHIIMGNIYILVPAVLNPIIYGVRTKQIQRRILNLIHINNDRTAH, from the coding sequence ATGCCCTTCCCCAACAGCTCTGACCTCAGCCCATCCTCCTTCATCTTGGCCAGCATCCCAGGGCTGGAGGCTGCTCATTTCTGGATGGCGATCCTTCTGTGCTCCGTGTACATCTTAGCGGTCACGGGCAACTGTGTGGTGCTGTTCATCGTGAAGACGGAGCCCAGCCTGCATGCTCCCATGTACTTCTTTCTCTGCATGCTGGCTGCCATCGACCTGGCCCTGTCCACGTCCACGGTGCCACGCGTCCTCTCCTTCTACTGGTTCAACACCAGGGAGATCAGCTTCGGTGCTTGCCTTGTCCAGATGTTCCTCATCCACACCCTCTCGGCCATCGAGTCCACTGTCCTCCTAGCCATGGCTGTGGACCGGTACGTGGCCATCTGCCACCCACTGAGACACGCTGCCATCCTCACCAACTCTGCGACAGTGAAAATAGGGCTGGTAGCCATGGCCAGGGGAgttctcttcttcctgcctttgcctttgctcctcctgccccttccaTTCTGCAGCTCCCGGGTGCTGTCACACTCCTTCTGCCTGCACCAGGACGTGATGAACCTGGCCTGCGCCAACACCACCCCCAGTGTGGTGTACGGCCTCACCGCCATCCTGCTGGTCATGGGGCTAGACGCCATCCTCATCTGCCTCTCCTACATCCTGATCCTCAAGGCTGTCTTGCGGCTGGCATCATGGAAGGAGAGGCTCAAGGTGTTCAGCACCTGCGTTGCCCATATCTGCGTGGTCCTGGCCTTCTACGTGCCCCTGATTGGGCTGTCCGTGGTGCACAGGTTTGGGAAGGACCTGGCTCCGCTGGTCCATATCATCATGGGGAACATCTACATCCTGGTGCCTGCTGTGCTCAACCCCATCATCTATGGGGTGAGGACCAAGCAGATACAGAGGAGGATCCTGAATTTAATTCATATAAACAATGACAGAACTGCCCACTGA
- the LOC104323069 gene encoding olfactory receptor 52R1 encodes MSLNSTAFSHPPYFLLVGIPGLEEEQFWIAFPFCIMYAIAVLGNITLLLIIKAEPSLHEPMYLFLAMLAFTDLVLSTSMIPKMLAIFWLGSWEIGFLACLAQLFFIHTFSSVESGVLMAMALDRYIAICYPLQHSSILSVQVVVALGSLVLVRGVLLVSPFCFLLCRMPFCQHHVISHSYCEHMAVVKLACGDTKVNVIYGLFVAFVVTGFDIILISLSYTMILRVVMRLSSTEARLKAFSTCASHVCVILAFYVPGLFTFLTHRFGQSIPPHIHIMVANLYLLVPPMLNPIVYGVRTKKLWDRVVLLFQQKGT; translated from the coding sequence ATGTCTCTGAACTCTactgccttctcccaccctccCTACTTCCTACTCGTTGGCATccctgggctggaggaggagcagTTCTGGATTGCCTTCCCCTTCTGCATCATGTATGCCATTGCTGTGCTGGGGAACATCACCCTTCTCCTCATTATAAAGGCAGAGCCGAGCCTGCATGAGCCCATGTACCTCTTCCTGGCCATGCTGGCCTTCACTGACCTGGTCCTATCAACATCCATGATACCAAAAATGCTTGCCATCTTCTGGCTGGGCTCCTGGGAGATTGGGTTTCTCGCCTGCCTTGCTCAGTTGTTCTTCATCCATACCTTCTCATCAGTGGAGTCAGGTGTGCTCATGGCCATGGCCTTGGATCGCTACATTGCTATTTGCTACCCGCTGCAGCACTCCAGCATCCTCTCTGTGCAGGTGGTTGTGGCCCTTGGGAGCCTGGTGCTGGTGCGCGGGGTCCTCCTTGTGAGTcccttctgcttcctcctctgcaggatGCCCTTCTGCCAGCATCATGTCATCTCGCACTCCTACTGTGAGCACATGGCCGTGGTGAAGCTGGCATGTGGGGACACCAAAGTCAATGTCATTTATGGCCTTTTCGTGGCTTTCGTAGTGACAGGATTTGACATAATCCTGATCTCTCTGTCCTACACCATGATCCTGCGGGTGGTAATGAGGCTGTCATCCACAGAGGCACGACTTAAAGCCTTCAGCACTTGTGCATCCCATGTCTGTGTCATCCTTGCCTTTTATGTCCCCGGCCTCTTCACGTTCCTCACCCACCGGTTTGGGCAGAGCATCCCTCCCCACATCCATATAATGGTGGCCAATCTCTACCTGCTAGTGCCCCCCATGTTAAACCCCATTGTTTATGGGGTGAGAACCAAGAAGCTCTGGGACAGGGTGGTCCTCCTCTTCCAACAAAAGGGAACATGA
- the LOC104323070 gene encoding LOW QUALITY PROTEIN: olfactory receptor 51G2-like (The sequence of the model RefSeq protein was modified relative to this genomic sequence to represent the inferred CDS: inserted 3 bases in 2 codons; substituted 1 base at 1 genomic stop codon), translating into MYVISILGNSAILFVIKAEHSFHEPMYLFLCMLAITELGVSLSMLPTVLSVXFSDSLEIRFDACLAXMFFIHCFSILDSGVLWAMAFSRFMAIYSPLQYSSILTTPRVGVIRLGLTVRSIILLLPLLILLKKLSFCRSHMLAHSFCLHPNLLQLPCADIKVNSMYXVVLATFGLDLLSIILSYVMIIKTMWSITSKGEHLKALNTCVCHICAVLIYYIPMIGISVVYRSGKPASPLIHVLMANIYLLVPPVLNPIIYSVKTKQIHRGIHKLLTPRRC; encoded by the exons ATGTACGTTATTTCCATCCTGGGAAATAGTGCAATCCTCTTTGTCATCAAAGCAGAGCACAGCTTCCATGAGCCCATGTACCTCTTTCTGTGCATGCTGGCTATCACAGAGCTTGGTGTGTCTCTGTCTATGCTCCCCACAGTGTTGAGCGT CTTCTCTGATTCACTGGAGATCAGGTTTGATGCCTGCCTTGCCTAGATGTTCTTCATTCACTGCTTCTCCATCCTGGACTCTGGGGTGCTGTGGGCCATGGCCTTCAGCCGCTTTATGGCCATCTACAGTCCCTTGCAGTATTCATCCATCCTGACCACCCCCAGGGTAGGTGTCATCAGGCTAGGGCTCACAGTGAGGAGCATTATCCTCTTGCTCCCCTTGCTGATCCTTCTGAAGAAGCTGTCGTTCTGCAGGTCCCACATGCTGGCTCACTCATTCTGTTTGCACCCCAACTTACTCCAGCTGCCCTGTGCAGATATCAAGGTGAATAGCATGT TTGTTGTCCTGGCCACCTTTGGCCTAGACTTGCTGTCTATCATCCTGTCCTATGTCATGATCATTAAGACTATGTGGAGTATCACATCCAAGGGAGAACATCTCAAGGCCCTGAACACCTGTGTCTGTCATATCTGTGCTGTTTTGATTTATTATATCCCAATGATCGGCATATCCGTGGTGTACAGGTCTGGGAAACCTGCGTCTCCTCTGATTCATGTCCTCATGGCCAATATTTACCTCCTTGTACCCCCTGTGTTAAACCCCATTATTTACAGTGTAAAAACTAAACAGATCCACAGAGGGATACACAAACTTCTCACTCCAAGAAGGTGCTGA